The window GTAATTCACTGTGTCCTCCTGATGGCATAACAAAAAAGATGCAATTAGACTCCTTTTTCTAGTTACCTTACACATGTTTCGATACCAAATAAATCTCAGTACTTGATTCATACCTTAGACATGTGGCCGAGATCTTTGGGACCAACATCGCCATGTCCTTCTGCAATGTCATCAGAAACCGCAGCTCGTAGAACAGCTGCCCCGACTTCAGCTGTTATATGTCGGATGCtgcgtattttttttttgttcagagaCCAATTGCTTAACATAACAGTTTTAATATACTAAAGGAAAAAGCAACGGATAACAATGAGGGAATTAGAGAAAAAATACTTGTTGATTGAAGGGTAAAGGACGCCTTTTTGGACTTCTTCGTCGGTCATGTAGGATGCAAGGCTGTGcgtttttgaatatattagtCTTCAGCATTGTTATAAGCTCAATTTTAATAGTTGAAAACAGAagataaccaaacacaattattaCCATTCGGCAGCTGCTAGCAGCATCCCATCAGTTACAATCCGTGCACCAGAGAGAAGAGTCCCTAGCCCTATCCTGGAAACGATAATGACCACATTGATTCTGTTAACAATCTATGGATTGAAATGCAATACAGTAAAACAGTTTTCAACAAAGAAAACGCACCCGGGGAATAGGTACATGTTGTTAGCTTGATTCACGTGTCCTACTTTACCATTCTCTACAAGTGGGACAATAAAATGTGATTAGTTTTAGATTGTAGCGAATTTAGATACAAAGACCATTAATGAATCCCACCATAACATACCAAGTTCAACGTTCTCAAATGGGCTTCCACTTGCAAAGACTATGTTTCCTCCGGCATGCTTGAAAGCATCAACAGCAGTGCACTCGGCTGtcacacaaaaaaatgttaacGGCACAGTATTCAAAGATATTGTTACTTTATGTTGCAAAGCTATTAAATACACAAACCATTCAAGGTGGGATTCGACATAGCAAAAATGGCTGGCTTGCATGAGTCAGATTCTCGCATTGCCTTGAGAACCTTTGAAGATTGAAACCAGTAAACCATATAAGTAAACTACTAAATTAAGAAGATATCgtaaaagtattttttattgTCTAAGAGAGTCACATACTTCTTCATGGAAGATACCACCAACTCCAGACAAACCAAGAAGAACATGTGGCCTCACCTTCTTCACCTGAACCCAATTTGAATttagacaaaaatattaaaatacgatGATGTCTACCCTTTTCGGGACAGTAAATATATGGTAGAGAATGCACGTAAAGAACAGTACGTCAAAAGCTTAGGCTTACCACTTCAACGATACTTGCTCCCTCACGTATCTCAGCTGGATTTTTGGCAAAAGGTACAGCTCCTGGGTCAAGTTTTGTCCTCTCCGTGGTGACAAGACCCTGAAATGCAAATATTGTAAGTCGTTTTCAATAAGATATTCAAAGGAGCACAACCCTATGTGGAAAACAGATGATTAAACAATATGTTGaccaatgcaaaaaaaaaaatggctattGGGtaactttttaatgttttctgaCTTTTTCTAGGCAAGCTCTTAGTGGATGGATTAAAACAACTTCTAAAAGCAAGCTCTAAAATGACAATAATATGACAGTTTCAAAGTCAACTGACCTTCGGAACTACGCaagcttaattattttattatcaagCAAGACAAACCGATTCAGATGATGTCAAGTaggggaaaacaaaaacttacatCTTTATCTATCAGGTAAAAGTTTTTGGTTGCTTCAATTTCGCTGATACCTGCCATTCTTGCAACTGCCTGTACTGCCATCTTAGTTACACCAAGCCCAGCACTGAaagttataaaagaaatatacaaTGCGAAGGTGAGGAGAAAGTTaatgcaaaaatataaatacagtAGTAAACGATTTCAAGTGAATAATATCCAAGTACCTTCCAGCTCCCACCACAACAATCTTTTGGTTCACAAAGTCGGATAAAGGCCGACCTTGAGCTCTTACTGTTCCCAATAGTCCAGCCAGTGCAACACCAGCAGTTCCCTGAGAAGTCACACACAAactttattattcaaaaaaaaaaaagatatacacaAGGAGTAGCTATAATATAAAGCAGCTGGATTGCAACAATTTGAGCATACCTGGACATCATCATTGAACATGCAGAATTTCTTCCGATATCTTTCCAATGTTTGAAAAGCCCATTTCGCTTGGAAATCTTCGAACTAATATGATGGAATGAACCGTTTAGTCATCATTCCGACCAAAAAGTAAATCCAAAGAAGATACATACTAAGAGATATATACCTGTACGACTGCCTTTGGCCAACGTGTAAATGCAGCTTCCATAAATTCATCAATGATCTCAAGGTACTCTTCTCCTTCCAACCTAGGTTGTCTGACTCCTAAATCTATAGAAATGGGAAAGACACATGAATGAGATATTAAGGAGACACATCTACACAACATCGACCAATTAAAGGTCACAGCTTACAGAGATCATTCTGTAGGAGCTTTTCATTATTTGTGCCAACATCCAACATAATTGGCAAAACCTGCAGAAGAACAAGCATACAATTCCGAATaagaagattgaaacttttgttatgtacaggaagaaaaaaaaacacaagatcaTGTTGAGATTAACATACTCTCTGTGGATTGATTCCTGCTGCAGCGACATACATGTCGAGCTTTCCAATAGGAATCCCAATTCCCTGGACACCAAGATCTCCTAAGCCAAGAATACGGCTACCATCTGTGATGACAATCATATCAACTTGCTGAGCTGGCCAGTTATAAATCATAGACATCATCTCTCCTTTGTCTTTGGCACTGAAGTACATTCCTCGCGGTCTTCTGTACAAACCGGAATAGTTCTGACAAACAAGTCCAACTGTGGGAGTGTAAATAATGGGGGCAAAATCTTTGATGTTATCAATAAGGACCTGCAGAGAAGAAATGTAAATGTGTGAGCCTGAGAGGGATGTGTCAAGTGAGATAAATGAAAGAGAGCCAAACGCAAACTCACTCGGTAGTACAAAGTCTCATTACGGTCATGCAATCTATTCAACATCCTCCATTTAGCTAATGACACAACATTTTCAGGCTGTCCTTGAGTATTCCTCTCTAGGGAATGAAAAGACTCAACTGCCAAAATTAATAATACCAAAGTCTAAGAAACCCcctcccaaagaaaaaaaaacaataatcatcTAAAGAGTATATGGAAATGGATCTAAAAATCACATACTGAAACGATCATATTGTTGTTCACAGGACATAACACGAGGAGGAAGCAAGCCTCGTAGCCCCAATCTATCTCTCTCAGTCAAAGGAAAACCAGTGTCCTGTAGACAAAAAGAGAGCATAATAACAAACCAAAACAGCATTATGAGTTAAAGAaggaatctttgttttttttttgaagaaccctaggaaaaaaaaataagagaggatGGATGGAGAGAGAGGACCTTGTTGAACCATGGATCGTGAAGAATATCAGCACCACGCTTGTGGACGATGCAAGGACCAGGAATCGCAGTGGAAAAGCATCGCCGAGATCCGCAGGTTCTTCTTACAGCAGCCGCAGCCTTAGAGAACCCAGCAATGTTCCTCCACATCATCGGTCCCAATTATCACTCAAGATCCCGACCCAACTCTACTACAGAACCGCAATTCAATGATTAAGACAAAagttcaaacccaaaaaaaaaaaaaaaaaaaaaaaaaaaattgaaaaagaaggaTTAAATAAGAAAAGCCTACGATCGCTCCTCCTTACGTTTCCACAGTGTAATAATTGGATTGTTCCTCTCCCAGTccagctttttttttaagagagagtagagagaagaAGCTGTCTGAGGGAGAGGGAAGATGTCTGAGCTGCCCGGAGAATAGTAAGACCTCTCTCAATGGGGTCAGACTCAGACAATAAATTATAAGGcatctctctctttccaatTCTCTCATTTTCAGAATTTACCATTTTCCAATTCAAAGtgagaatttaattatttttcttcaaaaagtcGTAAACACAAGGAAATTGCCCGAAACAAAAACGGGCAATGAGGGGTATAGAGggaaatatgaataaaaatatcgCCACGTGGACGGTTCTAAATCATTTTCCTATCAGATTGGCGATGAGACTAGAGGTGAAAGGACATTGACCAACTCGCCGTTAGATCATTGCCACGTGTATCCGCGTTATCGTATTCCCGCTTTTGCCCATGCGTGTGCATGTAGTAAAAAATATTACGTcttcctaaaataaattaaagaaattggaaaggtaatataaatttgaaagatTCGAGTATTTTAAGTGAAAACCAtccttttgaaaaaattattcgCTGCGGCGACTTGACACCGTCAGCTTTTAACTCTAACCACTGCTTTCTaccattcattcattcatgtGTAGAAAGGAAAGGATAAATAAATGTGATTTctaattaacaaatttaagggccgaccccaaaacaaaaaaagggggATACATGTACTTTAGTCTTTAgggattatttatttttggcataaagaaaacatttaagATGTGCTAGTAGTACTTCAcaatcaaacacacaaacactAACAATAATCTTCAATTTCTTTTGTCGGCGTCTAACTGATTTGATATTCATGTAAATAATGTAGTTTGAACAGAAAGATCCTTTTACTATGCTTGTACAGTTGGTGCCCCTTCATGGTTAGGAGagagacctttttttttttttttgatcaaaaaggagaggagagagagacctttgttttgttcttataGTAATTCAAGAAATGTATCAAATGCTCATTCTGGCCATTGTAGGCATAATCTTAGATATATTCTGCATACTGGTATACCAACAATTCAATCACGTAGCCGACTTTATATGCTGATATGCTGATTCCTAAAGCACTAATTCGAAACTAACTAGGTCAAAGTAAAATCGTATATGATGATTCTAACTAAAACAAAGATTGGATTCTGCCTTAGATAAAACCCACACCTAGGTTATTCACCCACAGATTTACAGAACACTGATCAATTGgaatatggaaaaaaacattaaattccTTGATTTGGGAAGATTCCATGTGTTCTACATGGCAATGCAAAAGACATATTATTATGGTCACAGAACTATGAAATTCAAAGACAGAGCCagaaaggttttttttcttttatgctcACATTGTCTGCAAATAAGAGACCAATTAAAGGGTTCTCTCCAAACCAAGCAAAATACTTTAATGCTCTTTTTCGTAATCGTCCTTGGTTCCAAAGTTCTTGCACCACATCTGTGAAGGAATTGGGCGTACTGGCATGTGTGGCCTTtgctgaaaaaacaaaaacaaaaaaaaggttcttAAATTATGATCATCAAACAAGAAAGCTGAAactatatacaaacaaaatacaacaatttaGGTGCCCATTTTTGTCACCAGGGACTCAAGCATTAGGCtacaatatataaaagcaatgcaaGTCTTCAGTCACTAACATCCAAACCACTCTCTTAAACTTATTTGGCGCACTGAAGTTGCGGGGTTCCAGAAGATTAGATAACAATTTCGAACTAGTACTACATATTCAACTGAACTTTTctcaaagagaagaacaaaaaccaaaccagGCAAACTAGGAAAATATTCAATGAAATCTCCCAGAGGTGGTACACAAATAACACAAAGTAACTAACATACAACAGAAAGTAATGTGGTGATCGAAAACAGGCTTTGGTGGGCTCATGAGATTCACAAAGGGTGCAGGTCAAAGACAAACATCAAGAATAGGTTCCCATTTTGCAAAATAATATACAGTAACTCATAGACTATTGGCCAATGATTTAAATGGTAATGACTGGCGAAGTCACGATATTACACATGAAACCGAGTACAAGAAGTTTGTAAGTTTCACAAAAACAACATTTGTGTGTTTTCCAAAACTGCCTGCTTACGAAACATATTAACTAATGCTCTGTTAGAGTAGCTTCACACAAACTGTATGATCAAAAACTTGATAACATTGCAGGAGTAGATAGATAGCCACTAATATGTATAGCAGAGCATTTAATAAGCTACAGATATATTATCAAGGATAATAGCAATACAAAGGTTCCCTAAATCACAGTAGATATTGAATAATAAATGGCTGTATTCAATTCTATTTCCAGAAACCACTGAAAACTATTGACAAACACAGACCAAGAACAAAGGCAAACGTGAGTGAAGAAGAGTAAATATAAATCCAGAATCAAATTCCAAGCCATTCCCTTCTACTCATTGAATACATAATGTTATTCATACAAAGTGATACTCTTAATTTGCTTTTCGAATCCAAATGGTCTCGAGTGGTTTATAAGGAGgatcaaagaaaagaacaatacCTCGAGCTTAGCAGATAACTTGGCAATGGGGATGCACACAAGGAAAACACCGAACATAGCGATGGCGGTGTTCCGACGCCAATGCTTGGGTCTACAGTTAGGCCCACCAGACATACTCCAAACTTTGGCTCTGAAATCGCCACCTTCTCCTCCGTGACCATGTCCATGCTCAGCTCCTCCCATTTTTCCTATAGATCGGATCGATTAGTTCCACCAAACACCGATTCCTTTACCTAATTCGATGGCCAGATCGATCAGTAACATTAAATGTAGAATCAACAAACCCTAGCCTGCTAACATCTACATAACTACCGACATTGATGCTAGATTCAACGAATTGGGTTTTCAAATAGCATGATTCCAGTGGATATGTGATTAGAAATCGGCTTACCTTAGCAAAATCAGAAGGATcgcaaagaaagaagaagacgaagaagatgagacTTCCCTCTACTTTGTTCTACAGAGGGTAAGTAGTAAGAGAGGGGTGAACCAAACGAATGATGGCATTTGTCTGTAATTTATCTGAATTCTCAGGGTCTTTATTATGTCTGGAAGAGTGATCAATATTTGGGCCTTCTCTTCAGGcccattctctctttctcggtAGATTAATCCCACAAACGACACGATGTTTGCGTCTCTAACTCAAGAACGGTAGACAGGTTTTTCGTGTCTCTAATTCCTTCTGGAGGTTCCCAAGGGGGTTTCGCCTGCAAAACAATGGCTGGCGACGGAGCAGATCAAAGTCGGCGCTTTTTCGTGGCGGTTCACGTCGGAGCCGGATATCATGCGGCGGCTAACGAGAAATCTCTAAGATCAGTCATGAGACGCGCTTGCCTAGCCGCGTCGACCATTCTTCGCCAGGTCTTTATATCAGTTTCAGtttctttgcttttgttctGCTCTATACCAAGATTGATCAAAGCTCTAGAGTGCATTAACTTGATGTGTGGACTTTGTTTTATCTGTTGAGTTTAGGATTCTGGTGAGTGCATAGATGCTGTTTCAGCCGCCATCCAAGTTCTAGAGGTACTTACTTGTTTGGTCTTTGTCCTTTGATTAAAGAAGAACTCAAACTCTGTAGATTCCCGCAATGGCTGCTTAACCATGAATCTTTGTCACAACAGGATGACCCGAGCATAAATGCTGGTAGAGGCTCTAATCTGACAGAAGATGGTCATGTGGAATGTGATGCTAGTCTTATGGATGGTGATTCAGGGATGTTTGGTGGAGTTGGAGCAGTTCCAGGTATACTTATAAACCTCTCATCACTCAAACCTTTCTTCTTTTACGTGTTTGATACATTACACTACTTGTGGAATTGCTGAATACATTTTGGACGATTGAACTGTAGATCAGGTGCCAGAAATGCTATCAAGATTGCTGCTTTGTTGCTGAAAGAGCAGACGAGTGGATCAACTCTGTTAGGCCGTATACCTCCTATGTAATGAATCACTCTTCTTCGTTCTGTATATTAACTCAACTTTGAATGTGTTTCGTCGCTAGCACTGAAATTTCTCATCTGCCTCCCCCCAGGTTGTTGGTTGGTGAAGGAGCTCGACGTTGGGCTGAATCCAAAGGTGTTCTTTTGCCTGAAACTGTCACAGAAGCTGATCAGGTTTAAGATTTTAACATTCTCTTTCCTATAATGTCAGTCATCTTGTTGTTTTATTCCTTGAGAATGATCTTTGTGTCCTACGTATTGGTTTTGTTTAAACAAGTGGCTGGTTACAGAGAGAGCAAGAAATCAATGGAGAAGGTTCAAGACCATGCTTTCTGAGCTAGAGGCAAAGAGTACCCTTCCTGCTGAAAGGGAAACCATGAAGGATGAAGCATGTGAGGATAAACCATCACCCTGTGCAGCAGGAGATGAAGATAAGATCATGGACACTGTTGGCGTAATTTGTGTTGACAGTCAAGGACACATTGCGTGTGGTTCCTCAAGTGGTGGTATCGCAATGAAGGTAATATTAATCAATTCCTAGTTGTTCTTTACTACTGATAGAaaattttattctctcttttggATAATGCATTTCAGATTAGTGGCCGTGTGGGTTTAGCAGCAACTTATGGTTCTGGTTGTTGGGCATCCTCTAAAGGACCATTTGGAGTTCCATTTCTAGTTGGCTGTTGTGTGTCTGGAGCTGGAGAGTATCTTATGAGAGAATTTGCAGCTAGAGAATGTTGTACTTCATTGTCAATGTATATATCCCTTATCCTTCGTAATGGTTATGCTTTTCTTGATGTGGCCTTCTCCTTTAATAACAAAGCTAAGAAGGGATTTCTTATGCTCTTAGTTCACAGGCTGGTCCAGCATCTGCAGCCATGAAGGTCTTACGTTCTGTAATGCAACAAGAGGGTTCAAAGGGTGGAATTGCTGACAAAACTGCTGGAATTCTAGTAGTTCAGGTGGATGCATCTGTGGCGGTAAACCCAAGTTTTTTAACAACCTATTTGACTTTTCTTTGATCTGAATCTTACTTACTCTGATTTTTCTGATTACACTCTAAAGGTCCCTGGAAATAAGCCAGAGCTGAATGCTGTTGAGATAGCTGCTGCTTATTCGTCACTGTCGTTTGGGGTGGGATACTATGGGAACTCTATAGAGAAGCCAAAGGTATGGCCTTTCCTTTCGGTACCAAAACAAAACCTTGTCATCATTAATGGTATAGCTTGAGAACTAAGTTTAGGATCATCGGGTCTCTTTGAACAGATTTCGATTCTCAGGACGAGGAGACAGACGAGCAAGGCTGGGGTAGATCATTTTGAAGCCCGGATTGATCTCCGCTCAACTTGTTGCTGATTGCTTTCTACTCTCTCGAAACTGAGTGGAGAAAAATAGTCCGGATGGGACGCATCGCCCTTTCATTCAACATGTATGTAAAAGTAACTCTGGATCAAGTAACAAGAACATGAAGACAAGATATAATTATggcaaaagataattttttatctGGTTTACTACttggtttgatatattttgttggaaCTGTCAAGATTTTTTCCATGTTGAACGTGATATGATACATGAATGAAGGTAAAGATGAAGAGATTGTATAGACACTTTGGTATGACATGGCCATGAATGTTATGGAAAATTAATTCAGTTATCTGCTGCATAGTCATCACTGTCTTTTGATGTGGGATACTATGGTAAATCTGTAGAGAAGCCAAAGGTATGGCCGTCCTGTCTTACATACACAAAGAAAAACTTTCATCATTAGGAACTTGAAACTTAAGTTAATCTGacttgattaaaaacaaaagaacaaggaAATTTTAATAGAAACCAGAGCAAAAATCATTGGCTTGAAAAACTAAAGTAAGATTTCAAAAAGGCCAGCAGTCATCTTTTAAGTCACTGGAAGTTGTGAATTTTCTTGGCTGATGCTAAAGTGTTGAGTAGAAGCATGGCTATGGTCATTGGTCCTACACCATCAGGAACAGGAGTGAAGGCTGATGCAACTTTTCTAGCCTCCTCATAGCAAATGTCTCCAACCAATCGATACCCACGAGCATCACTTGAATCCTGcaggttcttatttttttcacatATTGGATTTGATTTGATCATTGGTTATATTGCCATATTTCAATATCATCCACTCACCTCAACACGTTTAGTCCCAACACCGATGATGACTGCGCCCGGTTTTATCCAGCTTCCTCTGACCATGTTTGGTTGTCCAGCAGCTGAGATTAAAATATCAGCTTCTCTTGTAATTTCTTCAGGGTTCTCTGTTCTTGAATGGATAATGGTAATAGTTGCATCCTCCCTCTACATTCACATATAATACATCAATTAAGACTGAAAATGTAACTAATGAATGATTAATAATCCCAAAATGGCATCTTTATACCTGCAGTAACAGAGCAGCTGGCATACCAACAATGTTACTCCTTCCGATAACAACCGCTCTTTTACCCTCGATTTCAATGTTGTATCTATGCAATAACTCAATGCATCCTTTGGGAGTACACGGAACAAATAAGGGTTCTCCTCCGCGCATGGCAAGGCGTCCAATGTTTAGCGGGTGAAATCCGTGCACGTCTTTCTCTATACTAACCGCATTCAATATGTTCTGTTCATCCATATGCTGCACAAACATCCCAAAACACTATTGTAGTTCACTCTTTATTTAAGATTTAAGTTATGAACATGATCATGGACTTTGTTTACCGATGGCAGAGGCAACTGAACAAGGATTCCATGGACACAAGGATCATCGTTGAAGCCTGAGACAGATCTCAACACCTCCTCTTCTGATGAATCTTCTGGTAAAAGAACTTCGAATGATTGAATTCCAGCGGATTCACAAgctttcttcttgttcctcaCGTAAGTTGCGGATTCCTTGTTCTCCCCAACAAGGATTACTGCTAAACCATGAACCACACCGATTGATTCCTTCATTCTTGAAACTTCGGTTTTGATATCATCCCTAATCTTTTTTGCCTCAGCCTTTCCATTAATTACAATTGcgaatggagaagaagaggagcgTATGGAGAGAGTGCAGCCACGGCCAGACGCAGTTGACCGTAAGCTGGCGCACGGGCGGGGGAGGTAGGAACCATTGCGGCGGTTTAAATGGTTGTGACGCAACATCGTGGAGGAGGAACAATCTGTAAAAATCAGCGACGCCATGTTTTGAAAACTAGGCAAACAGAACAGTAGTCGTGTCTTCCAACTTAAGTTAGGTTTTAACAGAAACAAAGTAGAATTGTTTCCAGATTAACTTATGTTCAAAGGTAGAGTTATACAAGCCTAGAGATAGACTTGTAGAGAAAGATATGTACTTATCCTAATTCCTAAACACAGTAGGACTTATCTcttagaattaataatatttcatgtatatcatatcatatttatatttatacaagaCGCCACTTTTTGAATTGTTTACTAGACAACgagtatactttttttttggtaatgactAGACAACGAGTATACTGTTGTGTATCTTATGAGAGGATTTTCAGTTTGCAGCTATAGAGTGTTGTACTTTATTGGCACTGTATATGTCCACATCCTATTTAATGGTTGGGTGTGGCTTATTCTTCTCATGCGGGCCGGGGCCAGCACCTTCGGTATGAAGGCTTTACGTTCTGTAATGCAATAAGAGGGTTTAAAGAGTGAAACCGCTGACACAGCTGCTAGAATTCTACTAGTTCAGGAGGATGCTATTGTGGCTGCTACTCCCAAATTTTAGAAGAGCCTTCTCCGTTTCATTGATGTGTTGTTTAAACAAGTTTCACGTAcaagaagaagtaaagaaacACATAATTGTATGTCTGGTTtcataaaaccaaacaaaaacaaacaacaaaagaaatagatACTTTCGAAGACCAGAGCAAGCAAGCTATTGGAATATTACTGCTGGCCTTTCTTTTAAAGCTTTTAAGGTTACATGAAGTTGTGATTTCTCTTGGCTGCGGTTAAAGTGTTGGATAGAAGCATAAGTAAGGTCATCTTGAGTCGTCCGCCAACTTTAGCATATGTGATGAGTGATGCAACTTTGCAAACCTCCTCATAGCAAATGTCTCCGACAAGTCGATAGCCACACGGATCATTTGGATCCTGCAACTGCAATATATAGTGACACATATTGGTGACTAATATATTACTCAAAATTCTAACTGCATATTCCAAAAATTGTTCACTTACGCCAACAAAACTAGTCCCAACATTGATGACGACTGCGCCCGGTTTTATCCAGCTTCCTCTGACCATGTTTGGTTGGCTAACAGCCGAGATGAGGATATCAGCTTGTCTTGTGATTTCTTCAGGGTTCTTGGTACTTGAATTGATAATGGTAACAGTTGCATCTTCTCTCTACGTACCATttacacaaaaatatacatatatatacatatatatatatatatacattaagaAAAAGCAATTAACAACAAATggcatattatatatttttgggaaGAGCCTTCTCCGTTTTATTCATGAATTACCTACAGTAACAGAGCAGTAGGCGTATCAAAAATGTGACTCCTTCCGATAACAACAGCTCTCTTTCCTTTGATCTCAATGTTGTAATGGTGTAACAGCTCCATGCATCCTTTTGGACTACGCGGAACGAATAAGGGTTATCTTCCGTGCATAGCTAGGCGTCCGATATTTAGTGGGTGGAATCCGCCAACGTCTTTCTCAACACTAACTCATTATGTTATGCTCATCCATATGCGATGGTAGAGGCAACTCAACAAGGATTCCATGGACACGAGGATCATCGTTGAAGCGTGATACATGTTTCAACACCTCCTCTTCTGAGGAATCTTCAGCTAGACGAACTACGGTTGTTTTGATTCTAAAGGTTCCACTACTAACTATATAAGCTTCGTTGGAAACCAGTATGTCCCCAACAAGGATTACTGCTAATCTAGGAACCGCACCGGTTGATTTCGTCATTCTTGAAACTTCGGTTCTGGGTTCAGTCATAATTGGTTTTCCCACAAAACTTTCATCTATTACCATGGCAGCATCAGCTGAACAGAAAAGGGAAGATTTGTCAAGAGGTTCACTCAATATGATAATTGAAAATTCGTGCTCAATTAGATCGAAAGGTTTAGTTTATACCAGAGGAGCGAATGGAGAGAGTTCGGTCACGGCCGGACGTAGTGGTCCGTAAGCTGAGTTGGCCGACGCATCGGCGGGGGAGGAAAGCACCGTTACGGCGGTTCAAATGGATGAGAGGAAACGTCGTGGAGGAGGAGCGATCGGTAAACATCATAgacgccatttttttttgtttaacaaggAAAACAGAACAGTAAGTTAGGgtttaacataaataaataaagtagaattaatattttatagaagaagaaaaggaaaaaagaccAAAGCAAAACAATTGGCTTCCAAATGATGAAATCGTAGGATCAGGGTTTTAGTGAAGAAGATAAGTTAATGACTTTGATATTATTTCTCCTTAAACTTCCTGGTTACAACACTGTTCATATTTATACTATCGAGGATTAGGTTTAACATGTCACCTCTACCtctaaacccttgaacctattGGTCAACATAATCTTTTGATTGGAACAGCTGTGATGACTTTTACTTTTGA is drawn from Camelina sativa cultivar DH55 chromosome 8, Cs, whole genome shotgun sequence and contains these coding sequences:
- the LOC104705324 gene encoding bifunctional protein FolD 4, chloroplastic-like, which codes for MASLIFTDCSSSTMLRHNHLNRRNGSYLPRPCASLRSTASGRGCTLSIRSSSSPFAIVINGKAEAKKIRDDIKTEVSRMKESIGVVHGLAVILVGENKESATYVRNKKKACESAGIQSFEVLLPEDSSEEEVLRSVSGFNDDPCVHGILVQLPLPSHMDEQNILNAVSIEKDVHGFHPLNIGRLAMRGGEPLFVPCTPKGCIELLHRYNIEIEGKRAVVIGRSNIVGMPAALLLQREDATITIIHSRTENPEEITREADILISAAGQPNMVRGSWIKPGAVIIGVGTKRVEDSSDARGYRLVGDICYEEARKVASAFTPVPDGVGPMTIAMLLLNTLASAKKIHNFQ